In Alosa sapidissima isolate fAloSap1 chromosome 4, fAloSap1.pri, whole genome shotgun sequence, the following are encoded in one genomic region:
- the LOC121707141 gene encoding delta-type opioid receptor, translating into MDNITDPLVNLSRPEVGIVEGVVVPILDTLILVTGILGHSLVILILSRKQRGRGNGGASNRTGQAGSASGQATDTLLLSLSAADLLLLACLPFHTVAIATGHWPFGGPACKLMGFLGAACTSASAFTLAALATARYLIVVHPTKAYRWCRDARHVKLATAGLWVPAAALAAPQFTWRTLDSSTNVVREHLQDLVCFNFLSPEGQVAYGVCHFLLAFALPLGVIAMAYGRIYVFLRQTRLQQTAVDRLERYQNQVTQTSALLVLAFTLCWLPSYGFMFAQLAADAPMTGTAPRHGGFATFARVMATSATVANPILYSFMSQKFRKELTELGRRSCKDRFV; encoded by the coding sequence ATGGATAACATTACAGACCCCTTAGTTAATCTCTCCAGGCCAGAGGTGGGAATAGTGGAAGGGGTGGTTGTGCCCATTCTGGACACCCTCATCCTGGTCACTGGTATTCTGGGACACTCACTGGTCATCCTCATCCTATCCCGGAAGCAGAGGGGGCGAGGAAACGGCGGGGCGTCCAACCGGACTGGACAAGCGGGATCGGCGAGTGGTCAGGCCACTGATACTCTCCTGCTGTCGCTCAGCGCTGCCGACCTGCTCCTACTCGCCTGCCTGCCCTTCCACACTGTCGCGATAGCAACAGGACACTGGCCGTTCGGCGGCCCTGCGTGCAAGCTGATGGGCTTCCTCGGGGCGGCGTGCACCTCGGCCAGCGCTTTCACGCTAGCCGCGCTGGCCACCGCACGCTACCTCATCGTGGTGCACCCGACGAAGGCGTATCGCTGGTGCAGGGATGCCCGCCATGTTAAGTTGGCCACGGCTGGCCTCTGGGTGCCCGCGGCGGCCCTGGCCGCGCCACAGTTCACCTGGCGCACACTGGACTCCAGCACCAACGTGGTGCGGGAACACTTGCAGGACCTTGTCTGCTTCAACTTCCTGTCGCCCGAGGGCCAGGTGGCATACGGCGTGTGCCACTTCCTGCTGGCGTTTGCGCTGCCCCTAGGGGTCATCGCCATGGCGTACGGCCGCATCTATGTCTTCCTGCGCCAGACAAGGCTGCAGCAGACGGCGGTGGATCGGCTGGAGCGCTATCAGAACCAGGTGACCCAGACGTCGGCGCTGCTGGTACTCGCCTTCACCCTCTGCTGGCTGCCGTCCTACGGCTTCATGTTCGCCCAGCTGGCGGCCGATGCGCCGATGACCGGCACCGCCCCGCGCCACGGGGGATTCGCCACGTTCGCCCGCGTCATGGCCACCTCTGCCACCGTGGCCAATCCCATCCTCTACAGCTTCATGTCCCAGAAGTTCAGGAAGGAACTCACAGAGCTGGGCCGGAGGAGCTGTAAGGACCGATTTGTGTGA